The sequence agaaaaatcagtacaccataacttttttttttttttggacacggagtttcgctcttgttgcccaggctggagtacaatggtgtgatctcagctcaccgcaacctccacctcctgggttccagcgattctcctgcctcagcccccatagtagctgggactacaggcacccgccaccacgccaggctaatttttctattttttattagagatggggtttcaccaatgttagccaggctggtctcgatctcctgaccttgtgatccaccgccttggcctcccaaagtgctgggattacaggcgtgagccaccgcgcccggccttttgtttcatattttacacAAAAATGAACTGTTCAGTTATTTAGAAAATTCAGTTGTGAGAAACAGGACTAGATAAGGTTTTACTGTAAGTTAACTGATGACAGTGAACCCTCTCTGACCTTTACTCATAGAATCATTGTCATTGACCTAATTTACAAcaggaagaaatatatttttttccaacagCTGTTCTGATCTGATTTACACTACTTGCCCTGGTCCCACTGACCAATGACATAAGCATGCAGCCAGTATTATTGAGCACAACAGTCCTAACTCATGCTTGAATTCTGTTCAACATTTCCTTCTCAACCAGGCTACAGAGAAAACAGTCAAACTAGGAATTGCTAGAGACTGGATGTGGGATGGCAGTGACCCCCAAAGCAAAACAGAGTAAGTAATTTTGGAGAAGGCAACACCTTCAAGATCATAGCAGATTAgtgaagttctatttttaaataattacagtTGACCTGGTTTCTCAAGATGTTTGGAAGATGACAGAAAGACAAAATCAATGAATTCTCATTTTTCGTTTCAAAAACCATTTTGTCAGTTATAGAATTCAATACTGcaatatctttttctattatttgagtTTAAAACGTGCATAGTCATTAATAATTCCCAGTACCTTCAgagtcattttcatttaatttcacatCCTCCaactaaatattttccaaagctaTATTTCTCAATTAATTCCTTCATTCAAAAATTTGGCGGTGCATagcgactcatgcctgtaatcccagcactttgggaggcagaggtgggtggatcactcaaggtcaggagttcgagaccagcctggccaacatggcaaaacctcgtctctattaaaaatacaaggcCAGGCGcaagtggctcacgtctgcaatcccagcactttgggaggccaaggcaggtggatcacaaggtcaggggatcgaaaccatcctaacacggtgaaaccccatctctactaaaaatacaaaaaaaaaaaaaaaattagctgggcgtgctggcacgcacgtgtagtcccagctattcaggaggctgaggcaggagaatcgcttgaacctgggaggcagaggttgcagtgagccgagatcgtgccagtgcactccagcctgggtgacagcgagactccatctcaaataaataaataaataaataaataaataaaaatacaaaaaattacttaggcgtggtggcgggcacctgtaatcccagctactcgggaggctgaggcaggagaactgcttgaacccgggaggcggaggttgcactgagccaagaccacacgattgcactccaggttgggcgacaaagcaagactgtctaaaacaaaaaaaaaagaaaaaagcaatttacTGAGCACACGCTCTGCTAGGTACTTGGGTTTGAACCCAGGGATTCAACAGGGAATGTGCCTATTGAGCTTAGTAAATTTCAGAAATCAAACTGAATTAAATGTCATCCAGTTTCTCAGTGCCCCTTTGAGATTTATAGACACTCTAGGGATGTACAAAAAAAATGATGTCTGAACTTATGATGTAACAAATAACTATCTATTTAATGTGAACATGCTACATACTTGAATTTATCCAGTACATTTACCTACATATCAAATTATCAAATGTCCAAAGGACTACAATCTACTTTTCTTCCCTAATGCCTTTCTTCCACATGAACACTAAATGTCATGGTAAAGTgcaaaacttggaaaaaaattgtgtaagtttaacttttttttaggaagagaaaaagcaCATAAGATAAACTTGAACAAAGTAATGAAATtatctccagattttttttttcaaggctgagtgtggtgattcacacctgtaatcccagcactttgagaggctgaggtgggaggattgcctgaggccaggagttcaagaccagcctgggcaacatagggagaacacccccgccccgcccccgatCTCTatgaacaataaaaaattagctgagcatggtggtacatgcctgtagtcccagctactcagtagccAAGGTGAGAGgctaacttgagcccaggaggtagaggctgtagtaagccatgattgtgccactgcactccagcctaggggacacaacaccctgtctcaaaaataataaaattttaaaattaaatttaaaaacaggactgggcatggtgacttatgcttgtaatcccaccactttgggaggctgaggtgggatcacttaagctcaggaatttaagaccagcctgggcaacacagtgagactacatctctactaaaaattttttcaaaaaattagctgggtgtgatggtggacgactgtagccccagttacttaggaggctgaggtgggagaatcacttgagctctgaggttgaggctgcagcgagccatgactgtgccattgcactccagcctacgtgacagagggagaccctgtctcaataaaaacataagaaaaaagaaaagaaaaagaaatcagacctTGGAATCctaatttgaaaatgaaacagaacaCAGAGGAAGCTACCCTAAAACAGTAATAAGCTTACAGAAGGCTTTTTAGGAATTCTTGTGTGTTCTACTCATACTTGTATAAAATTTTAAGCATCTCCAAATGTTATACAGTTCTAAATAAAGTGGAGAAAAGGGGTAGCCAGGTAATTCAAATAATagaatttctttcttcccaaattACTTACTGAAGCCATGAAGCAAAACTTACCTACACAAAAATCTAGAGATCTGTGATTAGTAAACATTTAAACCGTTGACACTTTCCTTGATATTCAACGGCATCCTTCCAAGAATGTTAACCGATGAACTCAATCAAGTTCACTTATGTCTATGACTGTGCTAAATTACtaactgaaaagtaaaatatcCACAACAGCTGCTTTTCTTATGCATTAAACATACCCCAACATTATGCACACAGGTGCACCaacttagtccatttgtgctacTGCAACAAAATAcctataatttataaagaacagaaatttgtatttctcacagtctggaggctgggaagcccaagatcaaggcgcTCCCAGGTTCCACGTCAGGCGAAGGCCCCTTCCTCACAGATGACACGATCTAGGTGTCCTCCTGTGGCAGAACAACAGAAGAGCAAAATGGGCCTAAGctagttgcttccaaatctttttATAAAAGACAATAATTCATTCATGAAACAGAGCGCTCATGCCTTGAATCACTTCCCCAAAAGCCCAACCTCTTAATACCACCATAATGGGGattaacacatgaatttggggtgGCGGGACACatatattcaaactatagcacgCACTTTTCAACATCTTAAAACAGATTCCCGTGGTCTCAAGAGGCCAGACTAGACAAAAATTAGGGCATCTCTTTGGTTACTCTTTAAAACGTTAAAGTCTATACTGAGAGTGAGTGGAATACAAAAGTATGACATTTAATTAAACATTCTGCTGGCTGACACAAAACTTGCACTTCCTTTTTCATTAGCCAACAGGTACAGCTATAACTGTAGACAGAAATTATAATTAGAAATGAGAGCAATTTCTTGGATTATTccacttttaaattatattttattcaggCTTATCCTTTGAAATTACTCATGATTAGCCTATCCTCTTCATGTGAGAATTTAGGAAACCTCTCTTGCTGTGGCATCTTTACGGAAAAAAAACTTGTGTACATGCATATGAGTAAGAAAGTTTCCTACaaacatcacaatttaaaaaccACTCTATCCAAAAACGCATTGTAAAagtataattttgcattttattcattcattccatcagCTGGGAATTGCTCTATTGTACAAATACAGTTTtgtacaaaaaaatcacaaaatgttacaaaataaaaaagtacaaactGCATTACTTAATAAATATGACTAAAAGTAGTTAAAGTGGCAATGAGATAGATTTTAAGTTGGAAACATTGTTTGACCCAGCAAACCATACAAGCTCTGTTTACAGACATTTCTACATTAATACAGGGCAATCCTATTTTGCCTTTTgaaagaatgtaaagaaatacTAAGACAGTGTTCTCCTGCTATAACTGCCAAGGTTGGCTCCAGACATTTATGCCATTAGTTTATAAATCTCTTAGCTGGATCCAAGAAGTTACATAAAGCAGGAGGCTTATCTTGTCACAGAGTTTTATAGCATGTTAACATTCTcttacaacaaaatgaaaaatgtgaataaaaacaaCTGAGAGCACCAGACAATCTACTCTACACATCAACCAGGGTACAGAATAATCATTCTGCCATCAGCAAATATCAGACTTTCATTCAAGTAAGACCTGGTACTATCccttaaaagaggaaaaacaaaacaaacaaaaaaaaaatcacaaaaaaacacCTTCCCACAACCTTCCATTAAGTAATCTTCTTTGAAAGATTCgccatttctagaaaaataatgaCTTCCAAAACAACAGCTCTGTTTCACCAAAATGGAATGGGCCCAACATCTGGTAACAAGAATGCATCAATAtccatttgaaataattatctaagaattgtgaaattcaaatttcaacaACATAAAATAACTACCAAATCACAAACTCTgttcaaaataatacatttcatatAAAGCACTTCTCTGGATTTACGCCTGAAAGCTGTTTGTCAAAATGGAACACGTCATAGATGAAGGTacaccagtttttaaaaatgttgtgcaaaaatacatttttatagaaaatagacTACCAGGAATGAACAAATTTACACTGTGAGAAATCAGCTTGCAAATTAAGTAGCGCTCACTTTATACAGCAAATTATAAATAGCAGTAAAATCACCCAAAGCTATCATGAAACATCATTTAGGTGCCCAGCAACCTTCAGCTCTGAGAAAACATTCAAAAAGATGATTAAGGCATTACACCTACAGTAAAATCTACTAGCAAGTTTGAAAGTGCTATTACCCTGATTaaagttcatgtgattctccaAACACAAGTTATATATGCAATGATTCCCAGGGTGTAAGGTTTTGAGACATTTCAAGAGCATGCATTTTGTTCAATGTACATTTTAGACAAGGATATGGCCATAGATTTGGCAAGTTCTTCGTCGCGTTTCCTTTGCACTTGAGTTTGTTTGCACCAGTTGTCGTACTCTGGGTTAGGATAGGAGTGATCAAATACAGCATCATAGTGTCCGTTACTGAGCCAACTGAGCCAAATACTAGGCCTCAGGGAATCCTCTGGGCCCAAATAATGAATCATGGTAGAAACCGTGGGGCTCTCCAGCCTCCCTCCAGTAGTTAAATGGATATTCACATTCAGCATCTGCCCCATGGCCAGCAACTCCGGGTACCCAGCCCATGCCCCATCTTGGGCAGCAGCGATGATAAACTCCCCCACGTCGCCCTCAATCAGGGGGCTGAAGTGGTCGAGATGGTCGGCGATGTAGTGCACCGTCTGCTCCCTCAGCTCCCGGTGCAGGCTCTGGTCCCCGTACACCGTCTTGCTGACAGCTCGGTAGAGGCAGTTGCCGTCTGGAATGATGTGGAATCGGTACTTATTCCTCTGCCGCAGGTACTTGTCCTGCTTCTCCACCTCGGCCAGGTACAGGGCCAGCTTCTCGTCTCTGGCATCCGACCTGGAGACGATCACTGGCTCCGCCGCGCTGCTCGGGGCGGCCTCGATACTCCGGGCGGGGGGTGCCTCGGCCTCTGGGTCGGGCCTCCGCGCCGCGTCCCCACCGGGCGCGTCGCAGCGGTCGccgcccctctcccagcccctggggcCCCTCTCAGCCAAGTGCTCTTCACCCCACGGACCGGGGCCGGGATCGGGGCTCCCCGGGGTCGGCACGGGGCCTCGGTGCTTGGCGGCGGCCAGGGCCTGGCGGTGCTCGCTCAGTCGGAAGTTCCGATCGGGCCCCTCCCGTGTCGCGTCCAAGCCCGCGGGCTCGGGGCAGTCGGGCCGCAGCAGCTCCTCCAGGAGCCAGGCCGAGGAGCCCCGCCGCGGCGGGACCGGGGCTGCGGGCGCCGGGGCCAGCAGGAGGCAGCGGCCGCGGGGGGCAGCGGCGGAGCCCGCGGCGCCGGGAGCTGGCTCGGGCCCGTGCAGCAGGAGCCTGTCGGCGCCCAGGGCCCGCACGGTGATCTGCGCGGTGGACGTGTAgtgcggcggcagcggcggcttGCAGGACGCCCCGGGCGGGAcggcggcggcggaggcgggCGCGGCGGCCCCGGACACCACCTCGAAGCAGGAGGAGAAGGCGGGCATCTTGGCGGCGGGGACAGCGGCGGCTTCCCGGTGCTCGGCGGCCGCGGCGGGCTGGCACTCACCAGTCTCGGGCTCGGGCGCGGCGCCGGCGGCTCCCGGGGGCTGCAGCGAGACCTTGAAGGGGGCAGCGGCGGCGGGTGGCGCGGGGGCGGCGGCCGTGGGACCCGGGGCCCCGGCGGGGTAGTGGGTGCAGACGCTGCTGTAGAGCTGCATGTCCCTGCCCGCCGCTCGGCCCCTTATAGGCGCGGCGAGCCCCGGAGCGGGGGACACACCCTCCGGGCCCGGGGGAGGGGACCGGCGGAGCGCGGTGACCAAACGGCCCCAGAATAGAGATGAGCGAAAGGCCGCCGGCCGCCGCGCGTCAGCAGCCGCGAATAGCGCCCGGGTCCCGGCCAAATTCCTGCTGCGCCACAGCGCGGGGGGGGGCGGGGACGGGACGCGAGCTCGACCCCTGCCGGTGCGCTCGGCCCGCAGACCCGGGGCGCCGCGCCCGCTGCAGCTGCTCCGGCCCGCGGCGGCCGCTGGGGACTCACGGAGGAAGCCGCCCGCCCCGCTGGAGCGCGTCC comes from Nomascus leucogenys isolate Asia chromosome 9, Asia_NLE_v1, whole genome shotgun sequence and encodes:
- the OTUD1 gene encoding OTU domain-containing protein 1; translation: MQLYSSVCTHYPAGAPGPTAAAPAPPAAAAPFKVSLQPPGAAGAAPEPETGECQPAAAAEHREAAAVPAAKMPAFSSCFEVVSGAAAPASAAAVPPGASCKPPLPPHYTSTAQITVRALGADRLLLHGPEPAPGAAGSAAAPRGRCLLLAPAPAAPVPPRRGSSAWLLEELLRPDCPEPAGLDATREGPDRNFRLSEHRQALAAAKHRGPVPTPGSPDPGPGPWGEEHLAERGPRGWERGGDRCDAPGGDAARRPDPEAEAPPARSIEAAPSSAAEPVIVSRSDARDEKLALYLAEVEKQDKYLRQRNKYRFHIIPDGNCLYRAVSKTVYGDQSLHRELREQTVHYIADHLDHFSPLIEGDVGEFIIAAAQDGAWAGYPELLAMGQMLNVNIHLTTGGRLESPTVSTMIHYLGPEDSLRPSIWLSWLSNGHYDAVFDHSYPNPEYDNWCKQTQVQRKRDEELAKSMAISLSKMYIEQNACS